From the genome of Glycine max cultivar Williams 82 chromosome 2, Glycine_max_v4.0, whole genome shotgun sequence, one region includes:
- the LOC100820308 gene encoding F-box/kelch-repeat protein At1g26930 — MLDGRSCVVPRLFSGTCQAENEWSYMKCLLELDIKNGKRPMGIDDVEEDEPHQPRKCTKKLDSCHRVEMARISFQRQSIEAKDSVVVPPLDQETIEPLSVCQGVVGEEGALTDRLLCEKEHEGDGDLMDFGDHQSDKQQQAQPGDLSDFGVRLFDEDQLQHDDNLLNLSEQQSEGRQQQHHHGGDSSDSSSLLPRMNRDSSITCLSRCSRSDYGSLASLNRSFRNIIRSGELYQWRRLNGIMEHWIYFSCALLEWEAYDPIRQRWMHLPRMASNECFMCSDKESLAAGTELLVFGRELRSHVTYRYSLLTNSWTSGTRMNAPRCLFGSASLGEIAILAGGCDSEGHILDSAELYNSETQTWETLPRMKKPRKMSSGVFMDGKFYVIGGIGGSDSKLLTCGEEYNLQTRTWTEIPNMSPGRSSRGPEMPATAEAPPLVAVVNDELYAADYADMEVKKYDKERNVWFTIGRLPERAVSMNGWGLAFRACGDKLIVIGGPRTHGEGFIELNSWVPSEGPPRWDLLARKRSGNFVYNCAVMGC, encoded by the coding sequence ATGTTGGACGGTCGTTCCTGCGTTGTTCCGAGGTTGTTTTCCGGCACTTGCCAGGCGGAGAACGAATGGTCTTACATGAAGTGCTTGCTGGAGTTGGACATCAAGAATGGCAAACGCCCTATGGGGATTGATGATGTTGAGGAGGATGAGCCCCACCAGCCAAGGAAGTGTACTAAGAAGTTGGATTCTTGCCATAGAGTTGAAATGGCTCGAATTTCATTTCAACGGCAATCTATTGAGGCCAAGGATTCTGTAGTTGTTCCCCCTTTGGATCAAGAGACCATTGAGCCATTGAGTGTTTGTCAAGGAGTTGTTGGAGAAGAAGGAGCTTTGACTGACCGGCTATTGTGTGAGAAAGAACATGAGGGTGATGGTGATTTGATGGATTTTGGTGACCATCAATCTGATAAACAGCAGCAGGCTCAGCCGGGGGATTTGTCAGATTTCGGTGTTCGGCTATTTGATGAAGATCAGTTGCAGCATGAtgataatttattgaatttgagTGAGCAGCAATCCGAGGGGCGGCAGCAGCAGCACCACCATGGTGGGGATTCTTCGGATTCCAGTTCTCTCTTGCCACGCATGAACCGGGACAGCTCAATCACCTGTCTCAGCCGCTGTTCGAGGTCAGATTATGGTTCTCTCGCCTCGCTGAATAGGAGCTTCCGGAACATAATCCGAAGTGGTGAGCTCTATCAATGGAGGAGACTGAATGGTATCATGGAGCACTGGATTTATTTTTCCTGCGCCCTCCTCGAATGGGAGGCCTATGATCCGATTCGCCAGCGGTGGATGCATCTGCCAAGGATGGCTTCTAATGAATGCTTCATGTGTTCAGATAAGGAATCTTTAGCTGCTGGCACTGAGCTGCTTGTGTTTGGGAGGGAGCTGAGATCCCATGTCACTTACAGATACAGTCTCTTGACAAACTCGTGGACCTCTGGAACAAGGATGAATGCTCCAAGATGCTTGTTTGGCTCAGCAAGCCTTGGTGAGATTGCAATATTAGCTGGTGGGTGTGATTCAGAGGGACACATCCTTGACTCTGCTGAGTTATATAATTCCGAGACTCAAACGTGGGAAACACTCCCAAGAATGAAAAAACCCAGGAAGATGTCCTCTGGGGTATTTATGGATGGAAAGTTTTATGTTATAGGGGGGATTGGGGGGAGTGACTCTAAGCTCCTCACATGTGGAGAGGAGTACAATTTACAGACTAGGACATGGACTGAGATTCCTAACATGTCCCCCGGACGTAGTAGTAGGGGTCCTGAGATGCCTGCAACAGCTGAGGCACCACCTCTGGTTGCTGTTGTAAATGATGAATTGTATGCTGCTGATTATGCTGACATGGAGGTTAAGAAGTATGACAAGGAGAGAAATGTGTGGTTTACCATTGGGAGACTGCCAGAACGAGCAGTGTCAATGAATGGCTGGGGTCTTGCATTCAGGGCATGTGGAGATAAGCTTATTGTCATTGGTGGACCTAGGACTCATGGTGAGGGTTTTATTGAACTCAATTCATGGGTGCCTAGTGAAGGGCCTCCACGGTGGGATCTACTTGCTAGAAAACGTTCTGGCAACTTTGTCTATAATTGTGCTGTGATGGGATGCTGA